ACCAGCTGATTGGGCGAAACGTCCATCAGCGTGACGTCCTCGGGGCGCACCATCACGAAGTCGCTGTCGTGCCGGCAGCTCACGAGGTCGGTAATGAAGCGATTGCCTTCGAGCTGGGCGTTCGCCTGAGCGATGTAATGGCCCTCCTCCTCCAGCGCGGAGAAGAAGCTGACCTCGGCCTCGACGCGACCGCCGACCGCCTTACGGTAGGGCGTCTCGATGAAGCCGTACTCGTTGACGCGGGCATAGGTCGAGAGCGAGGCGATCAGGCCGATGTTCGGCCCCTCCGGCGTCTCGATCGGACAGACCCGACCGTAGTGCGTCGGATGCACGTCGCGCACCTCGAAGCCCGCCCGCTCTCGCGTCAAGCCGCCCGGTCCGAGCGCCGACAAGCGGCGCTTATGCGTCACCTCGGAGAGCGGGTTGTTCTGGTCCATGAACTGCGAGAGCTGACTCGATCCGAAATACTCCTTGACCACCGCGCTGACCGGCTTGGCGTTGATCAGGTCATGCGGCATCAGATACTCGATCTCTTGCGACATGCTCATCCGCTCCCGGATGGCGCGCTCCATACGCACGAGACCGATACGATACTGGTTCTCCATCAGCTCGCCGACCGCACGCACGCGGCGGTTGCCGAGATGGTCGATGTCGTCGATCGTTCCGCGACCGTTCTTCAGCTCGACCAGGTAGCGGAGCGTCTCGGTGATGTCGCGCTTGGTCAGCACGCAGTTGTCGAGGGGCTCCTCGCTCTTGAACTTGTAGTTCAGCTTGAGCCGCCCGACCTTCGAGAGATCGTAGCGATCCGCGTTGAAGAAGAGGTTCTGAAACAGGTTGCGCGCCGTCTCGACCGTCGGTGGATCGCCGGGCCGCAGCCGCCGGTAGATCTCCATGATCGCCTCGTCGGGCGTGTTCAGCTTATCGGCGATTAGCGTGTCCCGCAGATAGCTCCCGACGTTGAGGTTATCGATGAAGAGCACCTTGAGCTCGCGGATCTTCTGATCGCGCAGGCGATCGAGGACCTCTTCGCTGACCTCCTCGTTGCACTGCAGCAGTACCTCGCCCGTCTCGGGGTCAACGATGTCGTGCGCCGCGACCTTGCCGATCAGCTCCTCCACCGCCATCGAGAGCCGGTCCATCCCGGACTCCTTGAGCTTGCGGATGGCGGCCTTGGTGAACTTGCGGTTCTTGCGAACGATGATCTCGCGCGTCTCTGGATGCCGGATGTCGCGCGTCGCCCGCTGGCCAGGGAGGATGTCGAACTCGATGCTCTTCGAGTACTTCTTGCCCTGCTCGAGGTGGATCGTCTCGGTGTCGTAGTACATGTTGAGCAGCTCCTCGGTGGAATAGCCGAGGGCGCGCAACAGTACCGTCGCATGCAGCTTGCGCCGGCGATCGATGCGTACATAAAGGAGATCCTTGGCGTCGAACTCGAGGTCGAGCCAGCTCCCGCGGTAGGGGATGACCCGCGCGCTGTAGAGCAGCTTGCCCGTCGCATGGGTCCGACCCTTGTCATGGTCGAAGAAGACGCCCGGGCTGCGGTGGAGCTGGCTGACGACGACGCGCTCCGTCCCGTTGATGATGAAGGTGCCGTGCTCCGTCATCAGCGGGATCTCGCCGAAGTAGACCTCCTGCTCCTTGACGTCGCGGACCGAATGCTCGCCGGTCTCCTCATTGACGTCGCGGAGCACGAGCTGCACGGTGACCTTGATCGGCGCGGCAAAGGTCATCCCGCGCTGACGGCACTCGTCGACGTCGTACTTCGGACGCTCGAGGTGATACTTGACGAAGTCCAGCGAAGCCGTCTCGGAGAAGTCCTTGATCGGAAAGACGCTGCGGAACACGCCCTGGAGGCCGATTTCCTCGCGCTCCTCGGGGGCCACGTCGACCTGCAGGAACTTCTGGTAGGAGCGCTTCTGGATGTCGATAAGGTTCGGGATATCGACGATTTTCGCGATCCGACCGTAGTTCTTGCGGACGCGGAAGTTGTTCTGAATCACGCTTCCCATGGATCCCCTCGGAGCGCCGCTGCTCCTCGCGCGAAGGCGTCAAGCGCGCCCGATCGTCGATCGGGGGCGTCGGTCCAACTATCAGCACAAAAAACACGGACGCGCGGCGCGAAGCCTGATGCTTCGCCCGCGGCCCGTTGCTGCGCGCTCTCGCTCAAGCCGGCTTGATTTCGGCGGTCCCGCCAGCGTCCGTCAGCTTCTTGGCGATCTCCTCGGCCTCGGCCTTGGCGACCGCTTCCTTGACGGCCTTCGGCACGCCCTCGACCAGATCCTTGGCCTCCTTGAGGCCGAGGCTCGTCAGCTCGCGGACGGCCTTGATCACCTGGATCTTGTTGGCTCCGCAGCCGGTGAGAATCACGTTGAACTCGGTGGGCTCCGCCGCCACGGCGGCCGCTGGTCCCGCGCCAGCCGCTGCGCCGGCGATGGCCACGGGCGCCGCGGAGACGCCCCACTTCTCCTCGAGGTCCTTCGTGAGCGCGGCGATATCCATCACGGATAGGTTGCTCAGGTAGTCGATAACCTGCTCTTTGCTGATCTCGGTCATGGTCCTCTCCCCTATCTTTCCCTTGCGGCGTGTCGCCCGCGTCTAAGCGGGACGTCGTGGAAACAGTCGCTCGCGTGCGATCGAGTGCGACTGCTTGATCATTTCTCGAGCGAATCGTTGCTCCGGCGTGCGAGCGCGGATTCGCGGACACTCGTCGTCGCTCAGCCCTCGCCTTCGCTCTTGCCCTCGGTCTCGCCACTGGTGAGCTTGCGCTCCCGTGCCTGAAACGCGTAGAGCAGGTTGAGCGGCGCGGCCGCCAGTAGGCGCACGAACTGCTGCGCTGGGGCAAGCAGCGTCGCGAGGAGCTCGCCACGCAGTTGGTCCTTGCCCTTCATCTCCGAGAGCTGCTTGACCCCCGCGGGGTCGAGGAGCTTCCCGTCGACGTAGCCACCCTTGATGGTCAGCTTCGGCAGGTCGCCCTCGAACTTCGCGATCACCTTGGCCGGAGCCACGGGGTCGAGATAGGAGAAGGCGATGGCGGTCGGGCCAGCCAGCAAGGGTCCCACGACGTCCATCGGCGTGTTGCCGATGGCGCGCTTCACCAGCGTGTTCTTGACCACTCGATAGTGGCAATCCGCGCCGCGCAGAGCACGTCGCAGGTCGCCGGTCTGCTGGGCGTTGAGCCCGCGGAAGTCGGCCATCACCAGCGACTGGGCCTGCGCCAGCGCTTGCTGAAGATCGGCCACCTCGGCGGCCTTTTGTTCGGTGTTCACGCTCTCCCCCTACGCCTTCGTGACCTGACCGACGACCTCGGCCGGATCGAGGCGCACGGAAGGTCCCTTGGTCGTCGAAAGCGCGATGCTCTTGACGTAGGTCCCCTTCGCCGACGCCGGCTTCAGCTTTACGAGCAATTCCATCACCGCCAGGACATTCGCCGAGAGCTTCTCCGCGGCGAAGGACGCTCTGCCGACCGGCGCATGCACGATCCCGGCCTTCTCCACGCGGAACTCGACGCGACCGGCCTTGAGCTCGCGTACGACCTTCGCCACATCGAAGGTGACCGTGCCAACCTTCGGGTTGGGCATCAGCCCGCGCGGTCCCAGCACGCGGCCGAGTCGGCCGACGACGCCCATCATGTCGGGCGTGGCCACCGCGGCGTCGAAGTCGAAGAAGCCGCCTTGAATCCGCTCGGCGAGATCCTCGGCTCCGACCACGTCGGCGCCGGCCTCACGCGCTTCATTCGCCTTATCGCCCTTGGCGAAGACGGCGATGCGGAGCGCCTTGCCCGTGCCGTGCGGCATCACCACAGCGCCGCGCACCATCTGGTCGGCATACTTCGGGTTGACGCCGAGCCGGACGGCAACGTCCACGGACTCGTCATACTTCGCGCAGGCGAGACCCGGCACCAGGGCACAGGCGTCCTGCAGTGAATAACGGCGCTGGCGGTCCACCTTGGCCGCCGCCTCGCGATATTTCTTCGATCTCTTCGCCATCGCCTGCTCCCTGCTAACCTCGGCCCCAAAAGCTGGCCGCTAGTCGATCACCTGGCTGCTAGTCGATCACGTCCAGGCCCATCGAACGTGCCGTGCCGGCGATGGTGCGCGCGGCCTGGTCCACATCCTGAGTGTTCAGATCGGGCAACTTCGTCCTGGCGATGTCGCGCACCTGCGCCATCGACACCTTGCCGATCTTGTTCTTGTTCGGCTCCCCCGAGCCCTTTTCCACCCCTGCCGCCTTCAGCAGCATGACGGCCGCCGGCGGGGTCTTGGTGATGAAGGTGAACGAGCGGTCCGAGAAGATCGTGATGACGACCGGCGTCACCGTGCCCTTGTCGCCCTGCGTGGCCGCGTTGAAGGCCTTGCAGAACTCCATGATGTTTACGCCGTGCTGCCCGAGCGCCGGACCCACGGGTGGCGAAGGATTGGCCATCCCGCCCGGGATCTGCAGCTTCACCATGCCGGTAATTTTTTTCACCTGCCGCTCCCTTTTGCCCTAGGCCTAGGCCTTCTCGACCTGCCCGAAATCGACCTCAACCGGCGTCGCACGGCCGAAGATGCTCACGAGGACCCTGATCTTCTGCTTCTCGGGCCGAACCTCTTCGACGATTCCCGTGAAGTTGGCAAAGGGTCCCTCGGTCACTCGGATGTTCTCGCCCTCGTCGAAGGTGATGCGGGGCTTCGGCTTGGTCGCCCCCTCTGTGATCTGCCGATTGATACCGGCGATCTCTTCGTCCTTGACCGGGACGGGCTTGTTACCGCCCAGGAAACCCGTGATCTTCGGCGTGTTCTTGACCAGATGGAACGCGCCCTCGTCCATCTCCATCTGCACGAACATATAGCCCGGATAAAACTTTCGGGTCATCGTGCGGCGCTGGCCACGGACCATCTCGACCACCGACTCGGTGGGGATCAGCACCTCACCAAAGCGCTCCTGCATTTCGGCGTTGCGAATACGATCGAGCAACGACAATCGGGCCTTGTTCTCGTGGCCCGAGTAAGTGTGTACGGCGTACCACTTGTGCCGTGACGGCACAGCCGGTGCGGCGGCCGCCACTTCGCCGCCGTCTGGCGCTTCGCCAGCCACCGGCTCGCCGCCAGCCACCGGCTCGCCGCCAGCCACCGGCTCGCCGCCCACTGCCGGCTCACCAGCTACTTGCTCTCCGTCCACCGCTGCGGCGGCCATCGGCGTCTCTTCGGATGCGTCGGATACCATGATTCGTTCTGCTTCGCCTTGCTGGAGCCTGCAGTCGGCTGCCGCTAGCTGAGCCTCAGGTGTAGATCGGCCCTCAGGTGTAGATGAGTGCCGTCGCCCAAGACCAAATCACATCGAAAAGGCTGAGCACCAGGGACGCCACCACCGCGGTCACGAGCACCACCAGCGTCGCCGCCTTGGTCTCCTTCCCGGTCGGCCAGGTCACCTTCGAGAGCTCACCCACAACTTCGTTGGCGCGCTCAAAGGTCTCCGCCTTGCGCCACTGGTGAACGGTGATTGCACCAGCAATCAGGCCGCCGCCCAAGATGACGACAATATCGACCGGCCGAGCGAAGAGCCCCCAGATCCAGTCGATCGTCTGCGCCAGCACAAAGGCCAGCAGCAGCCCACCGACGAGGAAGATCATGTGTACCCACTTCGAGCTTCCCATCCTGATCCTCGCTCACGTCACCGGCAGGGCAGGAGGGACTCGAACCCCCAACACGCGGATTTGGAGTCCGCTGCTCTACCATTAGAGCTACTGCCCTAGATTATGGGGGGTCCACCCGGGACCCCCCGCGGCGCCAAGACCGGGTCTCAGCGTCGGACCGACCGGCACGCGGGCCTGTTCACGCTCGCGTAGCCGCTTCCTCGCGTGGTCCCCTCCTCGTGGGCTCTGGTCCGCGCGAGCTCGTGCTGCTCCGCTACTCGATAATCTCGGTGACGACACCGGCACCGACGGTGCGGCCGCCTTCGCGAATCGCGAAGTGCAGGCCCTTCTCGCAGGCGATCGGCGCCAGCAACTCGATCACCAGGTTGATGTTGTCACCCGGCATCACCATCTCGGTACCCTCGGGCAGCAAGACCTCGCCGGTCACGTCCGTCGTGCGGAAGTAGAACTGCGGGCGGTACCCCTTGAAGAAGGGCGTGTGACGGCCGCCCTCTTCCTTCTTCAGCACGTAGACCTCAGCGCGGAACTTCTTATGCGGCAGAATCGACTTCGGCGCCGCGAGCACCATCCCGCGCTCCACCTCTTCGCGCTTGATCCCCCGCAGCAGCGCGCCGACGTTATCGCCCGCGCGACCCTCGTCCAGCAGCTTGCGGAACATCTCCACGCCGGTGCAGACCGTCTTGCGCGTGTCGCGGATGCCGACCAGCTCGACCTCTTCTCCGACCTTGAGGATGCCGCGGTCGATGCGCCCCGTGACCACCGTGCCGCGCCCCGAGATCGTGAACACGTCCTCGATCGACATCAGGAAGGGCAGGTCGATCTCTCGCTTCGGCTCCGGAATGTAGCTATCCACGGCCGCCATCAGCTCATAGATGCACTGATACTCCGGCGCCTTGACATCCTTGCTCTCGGACTCCAGCGCCTTCAACGCCGACCCGCGTACGATCGGGATGTCGTCGCCCGGGAACTCGTACTTCGACATCAGCTCCCGCAGCTCGAGCTCCACCAGGTCCAGCAGCTCCGCGTCCTCCGCGGCCATCATGTCCACTTTGTTCAAGAACACCACCAGCGCCGGCACTTCCACCTGCCGCGCCAGCAGCACGTGCTCGCGCGTCTGCGGCATCGGCCCGTCCGGTGCGCTGACCACCAGGATCGCGCCATCCATCTGCGCTGCTCCGGTGATCATGTTCTTGATGTAGTCAGCGTGGCCCGGGCAGTCGACGTGCGCGTAGTGCCGCTTGTCCGTCCGGTACTCCACGTGCGCCGTCGCGATCGTGATCCCGCGCTCGCGCTCCTCCGGCGCCTTGTCGATCTGGTCGAAGGCGATAAAGCTCGCCCCGCCCTTCAGCGCCAGCGCCTTCGTGATCGCTGCGGTCAGCGTCGTCTTCCCGTGGTCGATGTGCCCGATCGTGCCCACGTTGACGTGCGGCTTGTCTCGGACGAATTTTTCCTTCGCCATCGCTAACGGTCCTTTCTAGCTGCTCGCGTCACTACGGGCATCTCTCGTGGCCGGCGCTGGGCGCCAGGCGACCGGTAGAGGGTGAGCCCACGACCGGATTTGAACCGGTGACCTCTTCCTTACCAAGGAAGTGCTCTGCCACCTGAGCTACGTGGGCACAGACAGTCTTGCAAAACACCCCGTTCAAACCGTCTGCAGTGCTCCGCACTGCAGACGACCAAATCTTGCAGAATCTTGCAGGCGTTCCTGCCTGCCGCCGTCTCTGCGGACACGGCACCTTGGAGCGGGAAACGAGGCTCGAACTCGCGACCCTCAGCTTGGAAGGCTGATGCTCTACCAACTGAGCTATTCCCGCCTGAGCAATGCGATTGGCTTGATCACTCCGTCTGGTGGAGGGGGAAGGATTCGAACCTTCGAAGTCGTTGACAGCAGATTTACAGTCTGCCCCCTTTGGCCGCTCGGGAACCCCTCCTCGCGCTTCGAGAGGCTACGAACCCTCTGCGGAGAGCTGGCGATGGGAATCGAACCCGCAACCTGCTGCTTACAAGGCAGCTGCTCTGCCATTGAGCTACGCCAGCATAGCGTGCCGCGGATCCCGTTTTCCTCAGCCCCGCGCCTGCGCCTGATGTCAGCGGGTCGCGCGCGCGCCACCGCAGACAAAATGGCCGAACGCAGGGCACCGCCCCCGCCGAGCGCACAAGCGCCCGAAGCGCCGAGGGTGTGCCACAAGACGCTCGCCCGATCAAGATCAAAAGCATGCACGGCGGGATCCAACCCGCGGCGGTAGGCCGCACAAACCCATCCAATGCGGCGCGCAGGGTAGCCGCGGCGGGCGCCTCGGGTCAAGGCCGCCCCCAGCGACGCCCCCAGCAGCGCCCCCAGGGAAGGGGTCAGCCGGCGGGTGCGGGCACGGTCAGGGTGCGCCCGAGAGGATCGCGTCGAGCGTCGCGCTCCGCTCGCCACCCGCGGCTCGGACGCGCTGCTCGAGCTCAAAGATCCGATGCACCCGATGGGCCCGAGCGGCCGGGTCGCGGTCCTGCGCGGCGCTGTAGCGCTCGGGGCGACAGGCGTCGGCCGCGCCGCGGAGCTCGCCGAGGGTGCGATTCGCCTTGACGGCAGCGCTGCTGATCAGCGCCAAGACGGCGAGCGCGGGCAAGGCCACCAGCAAGACCTTGCTCCATTGCGGGCCGCCGATGGTGCGCAGGAGCCAGGGGCTGGCCAGCAGCAGCAGCGCCAGCGCGCCCCCGACGAGCACGAGATGACCATGGTCATGCCAAAGGGTGCCCCACCAGCCCCGGGCTGCGCCCCTCCGCGCGCCCGTGCAGTAACCCGAGCCGAGCAGCGCGGCGACCTGCTGGCTCGCGGCAGCTTGGAGCTCCGTGCCCAGGGCCTCGTTCAGCGAGACGCGAGAGAGATCGACGACGCGCGCGCGCTGACGTCGCGCGGGCGGGACCCGCTCGAGCCCGTTGACGTAGACGCTCCTCCCGGCGCGGTTCTTGTACCGATAAATCGTCTGCGCGGCCTGGTCGTCGGCGCGCGCTGGCAGCGGTCGGACGAAGAGGGCCAACAGGACCAACAGGGCGAGCAGCGCCACGCTCGCAGCAGCGCAGAGGAAGGGCCGGCAACGCGGCAAGGGCGACCCGCGGGTGGTCATCGCGCACCCTCGTCGGTGGTGGCACGGGAGACCGCTGGTGGCGGGGCGATCGGCCGCGGCTCATCGTCGATCAACTCATCGTCGATCAAGATGCGCCGCGGTGGCGTTTCCAGATCGTCGAACTGGCCCCGGCGCACGGCCACGACGAAGACCACTACCGCGCTCGCAACGAGCAGCAGCGCCAGCGGCAGCAGCAGATAGAGCACGCTCATCGGCCAGACATTTGGCATCGGACCGGCAACCCGCGCAACTGCTCGCATCAACTGGGGCGCGCAGAGCGCCTGCGGCGGCCCGGCCATCGAGCACGGCACGGGCGGGCGAAAAGCGACGCCCTGTGAAATGCGAGCACCCTGTGGAATGATGGGGGCCATGGCTCAGGCGGCGTCCCACTTTCCGCAGCAACCCGACTACTTGGGCGGTGGCCTGGTCAACCTGATGCAGTCGCTGGTCCTCGGTCGCGGCGGCACCGCGGTCGAGCCCTACGTACCGACCCCCCTCTTGCCCGTCGCCGAGGTTGCGGCCGCTCGGCACGTGGTGCTGATCGTGCTTGATGGGCTCGGCTCGCATTACCTGGCGCAGCACGGCGCGCAAGGGCCGCTGGCCGCCCATTTGCGAGGAGAGCTGACGACGGTCTTTCCGTCGACGACGGCGGCGACCATTACCACCCTCGTCACGGCGACCGCGCCGCAGCAGCATGCGG
The nucleotide sequence above comes from Pseudomonadota bacterium. Encoded proteins:
- the rplL gene encoding 50S ribosomal protein L7/L12 produces the protein MSKEQVIDYLSNLSVMDIAALTKDLEEKWGVSAAPVAIAGAAAGAGPAAAVAAEPTEFNVILTGCGANKIQVIKAVRELTSLGLKEAKDLVEGVPKAVKEAVAKAEAEEIAKKLTDAGGTAEIKPA
- a CDS encoding 50S ribosomal protein L10 — protein: MNTEQKAAEVADLQQALAQAQSLVMADFRGLNAQQTGDLRRALRGADCHYRVVKNTLVKRAIGNTPMDVVGPLLAGPTAIAFSYLDPVAPAKVIAKFEGDLPKLTIKGGYVDGKLLDPAGVKQLSEMKGKDQLRGELLATLLAPAQQFVRLLAAAPLNLLYAFQARERKLTSGETEGKSEGEG
- a CDS encoding 50S ribosomal protein L1; amino-acid sequence: MAKRSKKYREAAAKVDRQRRYSLQDACALVPGLACAKYDESVDVAVRLGVNPKYADQMVRGAVVMPHGTGKALRIAVFAKGDKANEAREAGADVVGAEDLAERIQGGFFDFDAAVATPDMMGVVGRLGRVLGPRGLMPNPKVGTVTFDVAKVVRELKAGRVEFRVEKAGIVHAPVGRASFAAEKLSANVLAVMELLVKLKPASAKGTYVKSIALSTTKGPSVRLDPAEVVGQVTKA
- the rplK gene encoding 50S ribosomal protein L11, whose product is MVKLQIPGGMANPSPPVGPALGQHGVNIMEFCKAFNAATQGDKGTVTPVVITIFSDRSFTFITKTPPAAVMLLKAAGVEKGSGEPNKNKIGKVSMAQVRDIARTKLPDLNTQDVDQAARTIAGTARSMGLDVID
- the nusG gene encoding transcription termination/antitermination protein NusG, with protein sequence MAAAAVDGEQVAGEPAVGGEPVAGGEPVAGGEPVAGEAPDGGEVAAAAPAVPSRHKWYAVHTYSGHENKARLSLLDRIRNAEMQERFGEVLIPTESVVEMVRGQRRTMTRKFYPGYMFVQMEMDEGAFHLVKNTPKITGFLGGNKPVPVKDEEIAGINRQITEGATKPKPRITFDEGENIRVTEGPFANFTGIVEEVRPEKQKIRVLVSIFGRATPVEVDFGQVEKA
- the secE gene encoding preprotein translocase subunit SecE, whose product is MIFLVGGLLLAFVLAQTIDWIWGLFARPVDIVVILGGGLIAGAITVHQWRKAETFERANEVVGELSKVTWPTGKETKAATLVVLVTAVVASLVLSLFDVIWSWATALIYT
- the tuf gene encoding elongation factor Tu; protein product: MAKEKFVRDKPHVNVGTIGHIDHGKTTLTAAITKALALKGGASFIAFDQIDKAPEERERGITIATAHVEYRTDKRHYAHVDCPGHADYIKNMITGAAQMDGAILVVSAPDGPMPQTREHVLLARQVEVPALVVFLNKVDMMAAEDAELLDLVELELRELMSKYEFPGDDIPIVRGSALKALESESKDVKAPEYQCIYELMAAVDSYIPEPKREIDLPFLMSIEDVFTISGRGTVVTGRIDRGILKVGEEVELVGIRDTRKTVCTGVEMFRKLLDEGRAGDNVGALLRGIKREEVERGMVLAAPKSILPHKKFRAEVYVLKKEEGGRHTPFFKGYRPQFYFRTTDVTGEVLLPEGTEMVMPGDNINLVIELLAPIACEKGLHFAIREGGRTVGAGVVTEIIE
- the ccoS gene encoding cbb3-type cytochrome oxidase assembly protein CcoS, which translates into the protein MSVLYLLLPLALLLVASAVVVFVVAVRRGQFDDLETPPRRILIDDELIDDEPRPIAPPPAVSRATTDEGAR